One genomic segment of Bos javanicus breed banteng chromosome 23, ARS-OSU_banteng_1.0, whole genome shotgun sequence includes these proteins:
- the TMEM217 gene encoding transmembrane protein 217 isoform X1, whose amino-acid sequence MDGGAWSGSLSMKQQHWCGMTAKMGSLLSGVFTITAVDLYLIFEQKYLRRNNCTEQMSQIKNTSILIKVFIICWSLTIVFLLSFITILVSCLLLYSVYAHMHRGLLIYIVWIFFYETVNIVVQCLTNDNSSAAEVRVMRWFGLVSRICMHSFWMFFVITYAYMIYKNKSQGNIISYNRRISTSNGDFLPRKSKIINFSRRYSE is encoded by the exons atggatggaggagcctggtcag GAAGTCTCAGCATGAAGCAGCAGCACTGGTGTGGCATGACCGCCAAAATGGGCTCCCTGTTGTCAGGGGTCTTTACCATCACGGCCGTGGACTTGTACCTCATCTTCGAACAGAAGTACTTAAGGAGAAACAATTGCACTGAGCAAATGTCACAGATCAAGAACACAAGTATCCTGATAAAAGTGTTCATCATCTGCTGGAGCCTGACTATCGTCTTCCTCCTATCTTTCATCACCATCCTCGTCAGCTGCTTGCTCCTATACTCAGTGTACGCCCACATGCACAGGGGCCTGCTGATCTACATCGTCTGGATCTTTTTCTACGAAACTGTAAACATTGTGGTACAGTGCCTCACCAATGACAATTCTTCCGCTGCGGAGGTCAGAGTCATGCGCTGGTTTGGTCTGGTGTCCCGTATATGCATGCACTCTTTCTGGATGTTCTTTGTCATCACTTACGCCTACATGATCTACAAAAATAAAAGCCAGGGCAATATCATCTCCTACAACAGAcgtatttctaccagcaatggaGACTTCCTGCCGCGGAAATCCAAGATAATCAACTTTTCCCGCCGCTACAGTGAGTAA
- the TMEM217 gene encoding transmembrane protein 217 isoform X2 — protein MKQQHWCGMTAKMGSLLSGVFTITAVDLYLIFEQKYLRRNNCTEQMSQIKNTSILIKVFIICWSLTIVFLLSFITILVSCLLLYSVYAHMHRGLLIYIVWIFFYETVNIVVQCLTNDNSSAAEVRVMRWFGLVSRICMHSFWMFFVITYAYMIYKNKSQGNIISYNRRISTSNGDFLPRKSKIINFSRRYSE, from the coding sequence ATGAAGCAGCAGCACTGGTGTGGCATGACCGCCAAAATGGGCTCCCTGTTGTCAGGGGTCTTTACCATCACGGCCGTGGACTTGTACCTCATCTTCGAACAGAAGTACTTAAGGAGAAACAATTGCACTGAGCAAATGTCACAGATCAAGAACACAAGTATCCTGATAAAAGTGTTCATCATCTGCTGGAGCCTGACTATCGTCTTCCTCCTATCTTTCATCACCATCCTCGTCAGCTGCTTGCTCCTATACTCAGTGTACGCCCACATGCACAGGGGCCTGCTGATCTACATCGTCTGGATCTTTTTCTACGAAACTGTAAACATTGTGGTACAGTGCCTCACCAATGACAATTCTTCCGCTGCGGAGGTCAGAGTCATGCGCTGGTTTGGTCTGGTGTCCCGTATATGCATGCACTCTTTCTGGATGTTCTTTGTCATCACTTACGCCTACATGATCTACAAAAATAAAAGCCAGGGCAATATCATCTCCTACAACAGAcgtatttctaccagcaatggaGACTTCCTGCCGCGGAAATCCAAGATAATCAACTTTTCCCGCCGCTACAGTGAGTAA